One Nocardia sp. BMG111209 DNA segment encodes these proteins:
- a CDS encoding tetratricopeptide repeat protein produces MTVVAAGHAQQATVRDVHGDVHLTRYEAAPAPAEPVTAGLPPAPRTFLGRDRELQAILDAAGRDERVVAIHAIDGMAGVGKTTLATRAAHELAGRFPDGRYFVELHAHTPGHTPADPTEVLAGLLSGLGLDPHRIPHTFTGRRDMWRHHTAGKKALVVLDDAADRRQVEPLLPSGAGCLTLITSRHRLRLPDMQPLPVKVLPNVAAVNLFLTLARCDTRHPDEHAAAGRIAALCGFLPLAIGPIAGHIAHHPTWTSADIAEYAEQMAEAVDRLTALDLPGDLGVRAAFDLSYEALPPQRQLVFRRLGLHPGRDLEPHAVAALAGIDLATARAELEALYTDHLLDETARGRYRLHDLLRDYARSLNVADPATDMTRAMQRLLDHYSQHTDTPTPVWARAERDNLLACVDHAADRDPARMVALTSSLEPLLFQDGPWPLAARLHRRGADVAQRLGDRPGEANALSNLARVLWVTDDYAGAAGLHQQALVLFRAIGDRVGEANALGALGDVRLVTGEYAAAGELFRQALTVFLETGDRLGEANALNALGRVYRVTGANAAAAEVLTRALVVYREIGDRLGEAGALHTFGEIRLVTGEHAAATELLQQALTLSREVGDRLGEANVLHTFGDVRSATGDPTAAEMFQQALTIHREIGDRLGAANALAALGDVRLAAGDLDAATELLRQARTLFTEIGNRLGEANVLHTLGRAQRIAGDATAAELLRQALNIFREMGDRLGEADTLAVLGDVGPDPGTPRRTPVRVIHWIRRFRLT; encoded by the coding sequence ATGACGGTCGTCGCCGCCGGTCATGCGCAACAAGCCACCGTGCGTGACGTCCACGGTGATGTCCACCTGACGCGGTACGAAGCAGCGCCGGCCCCGGCGGAACCGGTCACGGCGGGCCTTCCGCCGGCGCCGCGCACCTTCCTCGGCCGTGATCGCGAGTTACAGGCGATCCTCGACGCCGCGGGCCGGGACGAGCGGGTGGTGGCGATCCACGCGATCGACGGCATGGCCGGGGTGGGGAAGACGACCCTCGCCACCCGGGCCGCCCACGAACTGGCGGGCCGGTTCCCCGACGGCCGCTACTTCGTGGAACTGCACGCGCACACGCCCGGTCACACCCCCGCCGATCCCACCGAGGTACTGGCCGGTCTGCTCAGCGGTCTCGGCCTGGACCCGCACCGAATCCCGCACACGTTCACCGGCCGCCGGGATATGTGGCGGCACCACACCGCCGGTAAGAAAGCGCTGGTGGTGCTCGACGATGCCGCCGACCGGCGCCAGGTCGAGCCGCTGTTGCCCAGCGGTGCGGGATGTCTGACCCTGATCACCAGCCGGCACCGGTTGCGGCTGCCCGATATGCAACCCCTGCCGGTGAAGGTCCTGCCGAATGTCGCGGCCGTCAACCTGTTCCTCACCCTCGCCCGCTGCGATACGCGGCATCCCGACGAGCATGCCGCGGCGGGGCGGATCGCCGCGTTGTGCGGATTCCTGCCGCTGGCCATCGGGCCGATCGCCGGGCACATCGCCCATCACCCCACCTGGACCAGCGCCGACATCGCCGAGTACGCGGAGCAGATGGCCGAGGCGGTGGACCGCCTGACCGCGCTGGATTTGCCCGGTGACCTGGGCGTGCGAGCGGCGTTCGATCTCTCGTACGAGGCGCTGCCGCCGCAACGGCAGCTGGTGTTCCGCCGGTTGGGTCTGCATCCCGGTCGTGACCTCGAACCGCACGCGGTCGCGGCGCTGGCCGGTATCGACCTCGCCACCGCCCGCGCGGAACTGGAGGCCCTCTACACCGATCATCTGCTCGACGAGACCGCGCGGGGCCGATACCGGTTGCACGATCTGCTGCGCGACTACGCGCGGTCGCTCAACGTCGCCGATCCCGCGACCGATATGACGCGTGCGATGCAGCGGCTGCTGGATCACTACTCGCAGCACACCGATACGCCGACGCCGGTGTGGGCCCGCGCCGAGCGGGACAACCTGTTGGCCTGTGTGGACCACGCCGCGGATCGGGATCCGGCCCGGATGGTCGCGCTGACCTCGTCCCTGGAGCCGCTGCTGTTCCAGGACGGGCCGTGGCCGCTGGCCGCGCGGTTGCATCGACGCGGCGCGGATGTGGCGCAGCGACTCGGCGATCGTCCCGGGGAAGCCAACGCGCTCAGCAACCTCGCCCGTGTGCTCTGGGTCACCGACGATTATGCCGGCGCCGCCGGACTGCATCAGCAGGCGCTGGTCCTGTTCCGCGCCATCGGTGACCGGGTCGGCGAGGCGAATGCCCTCGGCGCGCTCGGCGATGTCCGGCTCGTCACCGGCGAGTACGCCGCCGCGGGCGAACTGTTCCGGCAGGCGCTCACGGTCTTTCTCGAGACCGGTGATCGGCTCGGCGAAGCGAACGCGCTCAACGCACTCGGGCGGGTATACCGGGTGACCGGTGCGAATGCCGCTGCTGCCGAGGTACTCACGCGCGCTCTGGTCGTCTACCGCGAGATCGGCGACCGGCTGGGTGAAGCGGGTGCCCTCCACACCTTCGGCGAGATCCGGCTGGTCACCGGTGAGCACGCCGCCGCGACCGAGCTGCTGCAACAGGCGCTCACGCTGTCGCGGGAGGTCGGTGACCGGCTCGGGGAAGCCAATGTGCTGCACACATTCGGTGATGTCCGGTCGGCCACCGGCGATCCCACCGCCGCGGAGATGTTCCAGCAGGCGCTGACGATCCATCGGGAGATCGGTGATCGGCTCGGTGCGGCCAACGCGCTCGCCGCGCTCGGTGATGTCCGGCTCGCCGCGGGCGATCTCGACGCCGCGACCGAGCTGCTGCGGCAGGCGCGGACCCTCTTCACGGAAATCGGTAACCGTCTCGGCGAGGCCAACGTCCTCCACACGCTCGGCCGCGCACAGCGAATCGCCGGTGATGCCACTGCCGCCGAGCTGCTGCGACAGGCGCTGAACATCTTCCGGGAGATGGGTGATCGGCTCGGGGAGGCCGACACGCTCGCTGTCCTCGGGGATGTCGGGCCGGATCCCGGGACGCCGCGCCGGACGCCGGTGCGTGTGATCCACTGGATCCGCCGGTTCCGGCTCACCTAG
- a CDS encoding thioesterase family protein, whose translation MANPREPFTIRLEVRLSDLDPQLHVTGSAYQQYADHARFECVQAAGISVADLLADGFGPVNLETTIRYHRQLRAGDTVDITCSWIWSEGKTYRVEHELTRADGELAATVAHVSGLLNLRERKLVGDPMRQWATRATEPTLLCLPGDFHLVAHMD comes from the coding sequence GTGGCGAATCCCCGTGAACCGTTTACGATCCGGCTCGAGGTCCGGCTGTCGGATCTCGACCCGCAACTCCACGTCACCGGCTCGGCCTACCAGCAGTACGCCGACCACGCGCGTTTCGAATGTGTCCAGGCCGCGGGCATTTCGGTGGCCGACCTCCTGGCGGACGGCTTCGGACCGGTGAATCTGGAGACCACCATCCGCTATCACCGGCAGCTGCGCGCGGGCGACACCGTGGACATCACCTGCTCGTGGATCTGGTCCGAGGGCAAGACCTACCGCGTCGAGCACGAACTCACCCGCGCCGACGGCGAACTCGCGGCCACCGTCGCTCATGTCAGCGGCTTGCTGAATCTGCGGGAGCGGAAGCTGGTCGGTGATCCGATGCGGCAGTGGGCCACTCGCGCCACCGAGCCGACCCTGTTGTGCCTGCCCGGCGATTTCCACCTGGTGGCGCATATGGATTAG
- a CDS encoding DJ-1/PfpI family protein, protein MRTVLRRLAWISLSAVLAVATSAAVLGAGVATSMARDFAVLPVAGPLPPVRPRDPSGRIPVAVLLGAGGSVATDALGPFDVFASSPEFDVYTVSVHRRPLALSGGLTVVPDYSLDDLAAGRAPAPAVVVVPALTDPTGRDEAPLREYLREAHGAGRIVMSVCAGARVLAAAGVLDGRSATSFWSDIPGLSSSYPRTRWQSGVRWVQDGDILTTAGVSSGIAGALRLVAQLTGPARAAEVASSIGYPGGRPDVAETIPAHRISVADYPYALAAALPWFQPRRGLGLTPGVDEIAVAAAAEMYSGASFLDHLIPVAAEPVVRTRHGLTLLATPVDAAGRLDRLIVPGVATTDLGRPGTPMYLPHADRRPGESAFEPIFADIARDDGRHTAATIAKYIEYPLTAALPGGTFPPRILGLLAAVLGLAIAVALLPYQALRLSRRRLAHRRT, encoded by the coding sequence GTGCGCACCGTGCTCCGCCGTCTCGCCTGGATTTCGCTGAGTGCGGTTCTGGCCGTGGCGACTTCGGCGGCCGTGCTCGGCGCGGGGGTCGCGACCTCGATGGCGCGCGACTTCGCGGTGCTGCCCGTGGCCGGGCCGCTGCCGCCGGTCCGGCCACGGGATCCGTCCGGCCGGATCCCGGTCGCCGTGCTGCTCGGCGCCGGCGGGTCGGTGGCCACCGACGCGCTCGGACCGTTCGACGTCTTCGCCAGTTCACCGGAATTCGACGTCTACACCGTCTCCGTGCACCGCCGGCCGCTCGCGCTGTCCGGCGGGCTCACCGTCGTCCCGGACTACTCGCTCGACGATCTCGCCGCGGGGCGGGCACCCGCACCCGCGGTCGTCGTGGTGCCCGCGCTGACGGATCCCACCGGCAGAGACGAAGCGCCACTGCGAGAGTACCTCCGCGAGGCCCACGGCGCCGGACGGATCGTGATGAGCGTGTGCGCCGGCGCACGGGTGCTCGCGGCCGCCGGTGTCCTCGACGGCAGGTCGGCGACGTCGTTCTGGTCCGATATCCCGGGCCTGTCCTCGTCCTATCCCCGGACCCGATGGCAATCGGGGGTGCGCTGGGTGCAGGACGGCGACATCCTCACCACCGCCGGGGTCAGCTCGGGTATCGCCGGCGCACTGCGGCTGGTCGCGCAACTCACCGGACCGGCGCGGGCCGCCGAGGTGGCGTCGTCGATCGGGTATCCCGGCGGGCGGCCCGACGTCGCGGAAACCATTCCCGCGCACCGTATCTCGGTGGCCGACTATCCGTACGCCCTCGCCGCCGCCCTGCCCTGGTTCCAGCCGCGCCGGGGACTCGGGCTCACGCCCGGCGTGGACGAGATCGCCGTGGCCGCGGCGGCGGAAATGTATTCCGGCGCTTCGTTTCTCGACCATCTGATACCCGTCGCCGCGGAACCGGTCGTGCGCACCCGGCACGGGCTCACCCTGCTGGCCACCCCGGTCGATGCGGCCGGGCGCCTCGATCGCCTGATCGTCCCCGGCGTCGCCACGACCGATCTCGGCCGGCCCGGCACACCGATGTACCTGCCGCACGCCGACCGGCGGCCCGGCGAGTCGGCCTTCGAACCGATCTTCGCCGACATCGCCCGCGACGACGGCCGGCACACCGCCGCCACGATCGCGAAATACATCGAATACCCACTGACCGCGGCACTTCCGGGAGGAACGTTCCCGCCGCGCATCCTCGGGCTCCTGGCCGCCGTACTCGGCCTCGCGATCGCCGTCGCACTGCTGCCGTACCAGGCCCTGCGATTGTCCCGGCGCCGCCTGGCCCACCGCCGGACCTGA
- a CDS encoding helix-turn-helix domain-containing protein: MRQCICRRGLSRAFAEATGTTPLKYQQELRMSHAEALLSTTDRSIDEIAAACGYTDTRHFRRLFGARHRISPATYRTVIRQH; encoded by the coding sequence GTGCGGCAGTGCATCTGTCGCCGCGGGCTCAGCCGGGCCTTCGCCGAAGCCACCGGGACCACGCCGTTGAAATATCAGCAGGAACTGCGGATGTCGCATGCCGAGGCGCTGCTCTCGACGACCGACCGGAGCATCGACGAGATCGCCGCCGCGTGTGGTTACACCGACACACGGCATTTCCGGCGCCTGTTCGGCGCCAGGCACCGGATCTCGCCCGCGACCTACCGGACCGTCATCCGACAGCACTGA
- a CDS encoding PucR family transcriptional regulator, whose translation MTPAVSLRWVLAQADLALRLRGGDQGLDHEIDLVLTTELGKPFPWLSGGELVLTTGLRLPGSWQGRTAYLRGLQACGVAGLGFGIGLSHPEIPGDLIRTADRIGLPLLEVPLPTPFAAVIKRVSERLAELRYEEAVQASRAQPRMTRAVVAGGAPAVVRELAGSLGGTIVMLDRAGTVRYSAPPEAVPDLPAEISADSGVSTDPAGGTVTWQQIAVGRKRYGRLVAVTAAPLSNIGRILLGHAVSLLALEFAKTARLESIQQSLNTQAFELVLGSAGESSPARDQLAAAADAHGRIRIMVVRCVSDADAADAGREIADVLERTDLPRFIAVAPQRTIVALPAQGAPAFAHRLSDRLRGPLRQRIRIGLSAPHPLAQVTEAVDAATLAASAAALGDAPLEFGPATGTALLASATTRAVLDTVATAVLDPLIEHDRVHGTELFGSLRAFLEANGHWESAATALGVHRHTMRNRIGAIGSIIDCDLNLARVRAELLLAILSRTT comes from the coding sequence ATGACACCGGCGGTCTCCCTGCGCTGGGTGCTGGCCCAGGCCGATCTGGCGCTGCGACTGCGCGGCGGCGACCAGGGCCTGGATCACGAGATCGACCTGGTGCTGACCACGGAACTCGGTAAACCCTTCCCCTGGCTGTCCGGTGGTGAGCTGGTGCTGACGACCGGCTTGCGTCTGCCCGGTTCGTGGCAGGGCCGCACCGCCTACCTGCGGGGATTGCAGGCCTGCGGCGTGGCGGGGCTCGGATTCGGCATCGGCCTGTCCCATCCGGAGATCCCCGGCGATCTGATCCGGACCGCCGACCGGATCGGCCTGCCGCTGCTCGAGGTGCCCCTGCCGACACCGTTCGCGGCCGTCATCAAGCGTGTCTCCGAGCGACTGGCGGAACTGCGGTACGAGGAAGCCGTGCAGGCCTCCCGGGCGCAGCCCCGCATGACCCGGGCCGTGGTCGCCGGTGGCGCGCCCGCGGTCGTCCGGGAACTGGCCGGCTCCCTCGGCGGCACGATCGTGATGCTGGACCGCGCGGGTACGGTCCGGTATTCCGCTCCGCCGGAAGCGGTTCCGGACCTTCCCGCCGAAATCTCCGCCGACAGCGGCGTATCCACCGATCCCGCGGGCGGGACCGTCACCTGGCAGCAGATCGCGGTGGGGCGCAAGCGATACGGCCGGCTGGTCGCGGTCACCGCGGCGCCGCTCAGCAATATCGGCCGCATCCTGCTCGGGCACGCGGTCTCGCTGCTCGCGCTGGAATTCGCGAAGACCGCCCGGCTCGAGTCGATACAACAGTCGTTGAACACCCAGGCTTTCGAGCTCGTCCTCGGCTCGGCCGGAGAGTCCTCGCCTGCCCGGGATCAGCTCGCCGCGGCCGCCGACGCACACGGCCGGATCCGAATCATGGTGGTGCGCTGCGTGTCCGACGCCGATGCGGCCGACGCCGGACGCGAGATCGCCGACGTACTCGAGCGAACCGACCTGCCCCGGTTCATCGCGGTGGCACCGCAGCGGACGATCGTGGCGCTACCGGCGCAGGGCGCACCGGCATTCGCACACCGCCTGTCCGATCGGTTGCGCGGCCCGCTGCGGCAGCGAATCCGGATCGGGCTCAGCGCACCACATCCCCTCGCGCAGGTGACCGAGGCCGTCGACGCCGCGACGCTGGCCGCCTCGGCCGCCGCCCTCGGCGACGCGCCACTGGAATTCGGTCCGGCGACCGGTACGGCCCTGCTGGCCTCCGCGACCACCAGGGCCGTCCTCGACACGGTCGCCACCGCCGTCCTGGACCCGCTGATCGAGCACGACCGGGTGCACGGCACCGAACTCTTCGGATCCCTGCGCGCCTTCCTCGAGGCCAACGGCCACTGGGAGTCGGCGGCGACCGCCCTCGGCGTACACCGGCACACCATGCGCAACCGGATCGGCGCGATCGGGTCGATCATCGACTGCGATCTGAACCTCGCTCGCGTGCGCGCCGAACTGCTGCTGGCGATACTGTCGCGCACCACCTGA
- the gabT gene encoding 4-aminobutyrate--2-oxoglutarate transaminase, whose protein sequence is MTYSGQRLPQKRSLVTALPGPRSEALTARRDRVVAAGVGSSVPVYAADADGGVIVDVDGNSLIDLGSGIAVTGVGASHPAVAAAIAEQAARFTHTCFMVTPYEGYVRVAEELAELTPGDHAKRTALFNSGAEAVENAIKVARLATGRSAVVAFDHAYHGRTNLTLALTAKAMPYKAHFGPFAPDIHRVPMSYPYRDPAGLTGAQAAARAIEQIERQIGADSVAAVVIEPIQGEGGFIVPAPGFLPALADWATAHGVVFIADEVQTGLARTGAWFASAHEGVVPDIVTMAKGIAGGMPLAAITGRAELLDAVHAGGLGGTYGGNPVACAAALATLEVMRTEDLPARARRIEEIARPRLSALAGELAVVGDVRGRGAMLALELVEPGGADPAPALAKTVAAEALSHGVVVLTCGSYGNVIRLLPPLVIGDDLLSDGLDVLAQALRTHGR, encoded by the coding sequence ATGACGTACTCAGGGCAGCGACTGCCGCAGAAACGCTCACTCGTCACCGCGCTGCCCGGTCCCCGATCCGAGGCGCTGACCGCCCGCCGGGACCGGGTGGTGGCCGCCGGAGTCGGTTCCTCGGTGCCGGTGTACGCGGCCGACGCCGACGGCGGTGTCATCGTCGACGTCGACGGCAATTCGCTGATCGATCTCGGTTCGGGTATCGCCGTGACCGGTGTCGGCGCCTCCCATCCGGCGGTCGCGGCCGCCATCGCCGAGCAGGCCGCGCGGTTCACCCACACCTGTTTCATGGTCACCCCCTACGAGGGCTATGTCCGGGTCGCCGAGGAACTGGCGGAGTTGACGCCCGGCGATCACGCCAAGCGCACCGCGCTGTTCAACTCCGGCGCCGAGGCGGTCGAGAACGCGATCAAGGTGGCGCGGCTCGCGACGGGCCGCAGCGCGGTGGTGGCCTTCGACCACGCCTACCACGGCCGGACCAACCTCACGCTGGCGCTGACCGCGAAGGCGATGCCGTACAAGGCGCACTTCGGGCCGTTCGCACCCGATATCCATCGGGTGCCGATGTCGTACCCGTATCGCGACCCCGCCGGGCTGACCGGCGCGCAGGCCGCGGCGCGGGCCATCGAGCAGATCGAACGGCAGATCGGCGCCGATTCCGTGGCCGCGGTGGTCATCGAACCGATCCAGGGGGAAGGCGGTTTCATCGTGCCGGCGCCGGGATTCCTTCCGGCACTGGCGGATTGGGCCACGGCGCACGGTGTGGTCTTCATCGCCGACGAGGTGCAGACCGGTCTCGCCCGGACCGGCGCCTGGTTCGCCAGTGCGCACGAGGGTGTCGTGCCCGACATCGTCACGATGGCGAAGGGGATCGCCGGCGGGATGCCGCTGGCGGCGATCACCGGCCGCGCGGAACTGCTCGACGCGGTGCACGCCGGCGGCCTCGGCGGCACCTACGGCGGAAATCCCGTCGCCTGCGCCGCGGCCCTGGCGACGCTGGAGGTGATGCGCACGGAGGATCTGCCGGCGCGAGCGCGGCGGATCGAGGAGATCGCGCGGCCGCGACTGTCCGCCCTGGCCGGCGAGCTGGCGGTGGTGGGCGACGTCCGTGGCCGCGGCGCGATGCTGGCCCTCGAACTGGTCGAGCCCGGCGGCGCCGATCCCGCCCCCGCACTGGCGAAAACGGTGGCCGCCGAAGCGCTTTCGCACGGAGTGGTCGTGCTCACCTGCGGCAGTTACGGCAACGTGATCCGCCTGCTCCCCCCGCTGGTGATCGGCGACGACCTGCTGTCCGACGGACTGGATGTGCTCGCGCAGGCGCTGCGCACCCACGGCCGCTGA
- a CDS encoding NAD-dependent succinate-semialdehyde dehydrogenase, which translates to MSDLTALSTTVPTGLWLAGEQLPAGSGKTFPVHNPATGEVLAEVADAGPGDGRRALDAAARAQADWAATPARDRAEILRRAWESVIAARDDFAMLMTLEMGKPLAESHGEVTYGAEFLRWFAEEAVRVHGRYARSPSGTGRILVTRQPVGPVLAIIPWNFPLAMGTRKIAPALAAGCTMVLKPAPETPLTMLLFGQVLADAGLPPGVLSILPTSDAAGLTDPLFGDARLRKITFTGSTPVGKLLQAKAADRMLRSSMELGGNAPFVVFDDADIESAVAGAMLAKMRNLGEACTAANRFHVDNRVRAEFTARLTDSMKALTLGPGYEPGAQVGPLISAKQRDIVAELVDDAVAKGAVVTTGGARTGNVGYYFEPTVLADVPANARILREEIFGPVAAVTGFDGEQEGIAAANDTEFGLAAYIYTAGLERALRVAEQLESGMVGINRGVISDVAAPFGGVKESGLGREGGVEGIDEYLETKYLALP; encoded by the coding sequence ATGTCCGATCTGACCGCCCTGTCGACCACGGTGCCCACCGGACTGTGGCTGGCCGGAGAACAGCTGCCCGCCGGCTCCGGAAAGACCTTCCCCGTCCACAATCCCGCGACGGGCGAGGTCTTGGCGGAGGTCGCGGACGCGGGTCCCGGCGACGGCCGGCGGGCACTGGACGCGGCGGCCCGCGCCCAGGCGGACTGGGCCGCGACCCCGGCCCGCGACCGCGCCGAAATCCTGCGCCGGGCATGGGAATCGGTGATCGCGGCGCGCGACGACTTCGCCATGCTGATGACCCTGGAGATGGGTAAGCCGCTCGCCGAGTCCCACGGCGAGGTCACCTACGGCGCCGAATTCCTGCGCTGGTTCGCCGAGGAGGCGGTCCGCGTGCACGGCCGGTACGCGCGGTCGCCCTCGGGCACCGGCCGGATCCTCGTCACCAGGCAACCGGTCGGCCCGGTGCTCGCGATCATCCCGTGGAACTTCCCGCTGGCCATGGGAACTCGCAAGATCGCGCCGGCGCTGGCGGCCGGCTGCACCATGGTGCTGAAGCCCGCCCCGGAGACGCCGCTGACCATGCTGCTGTTCGGGCAGGTGCTCGCCGACGCGGGCCTGCCGCCCGGCGTGCTGTCGATCCTGCCCACCTCCGATGCCGCCGGCCTGACCGATCCGCTGTTCGGCGATGCCCGGCTGCGGAAGATCACCTTCACCGGCTCCACACCGGTCGGAAAACTGTTGCAGGCCAAGGCCGCCGACCGGATGCTGCGCAGTTCGATGGAACTCGGTGGCAACGCGCCGTTCGTCGTGTTCGACGACGCCGACATCGAATCCGCCGTCGCCGGAGCGATGCTCGCCAAGATGCGCAATCTGGGTGAGGCGTGCACCGCGGCCAACCGCTTCCACGTCGACAATCGCGTCCGCGCGGAATTCACTGCGCGGCTGACGGATTCGATGAAGGCGCTGACGCTGGGCCCGGGATACGAACCCGGCGCTCAGGTCGGTCCGCTGATCAGTGCGAAGCAGCGCGACATCGTCGCCGAACTGGTCGACGATGCCGTCGCGAAGGGCGCCGTCGTGACCACCGGTGGCGCCCGCACCGGAAACGTCGGCTACTACTTCGAGCCGACCGTACTCGCCGACGTGCCCGCGAACGCGCGGATCCTCCGGGAGGAGATCTTCGGCCCGGTCGCGGCCGTCACCGGCTTCGACGGCGAACAGGAAGGTATCGCCGCGGCCAACGACACCGAATTCGGCCTGGCCGCCTACATCTACACCGCCGGCCTCGAACGCGCGCTGCGGGTCGCCGAGCAGCTGGAATCGGGAATGGTCGGCATCAACCGGGGTGTGATCTCCGATGTCGCCGCCCCCTTCGGCGGCGTGAAGGAATCCGGTCTGGGCAGGGAAGGCGGGGTCGAGGGTATCGACGAATACCTGGAGACCAAATACCTCGCGCTGCCGTGA
- a CDS encoding S-adenosylmethionine decarboxylase family protein, translating into MPGRPDHHGVDAMTFGMELILDLDGCDPAAIGDADTIRGYARELVELIGMKAYGEPIIEHFGHDDPVTSGYTLVQLIETSSVVGHFSEHLGRAYLNIFSCRRFDAETALRFTADWFGSHGARQTIIVR; encoded by the coding sequence ATGCCGGGCCGGCCGGACCACCACGGCGTGGACGCGATGACCTTCGGCATGGAACTCATCCTCGATCTCGACGGATGCGATCCGGCCGCGATCGGCGACGCCGACACGATCCGGGGCTATGCCCGCGAGTTGGTCGAGCTGATCGGCATGAAAGCCTACGGCGAGCCGATCATCGAGCACTTCGGTCACGACGACCCGGTCACCTCCGGCTACACCCTGGTGCAGCTCATCGAGACCTCCAGTGTCGTCGGGCATTTCAGCGAGCACCTGGGCCGGGCATACCTGAACATCTTCTCCTGCCGGCGTTTCGACGCCGAGACGGCGCTGCGCTTCACCGCGGACTGGTTCGGGTCGCACGGGGCTCGCCAGACCATCATCGTCCGTTAG
- a CDS encoding NAD(P)-dependent alcohol dehydrogenase: MRAVVQNGYGSAAVLRTAEVGRPAVADGEVLVEVAAAGLDRGVWHLMTGKPYAARLALGRPRNRVAGMDVAGTVAAVGAKVTRFAVGDEVFGVGRGSFAEYAVAGEDKLVHKPAGLGFAQAAVVAVSGVTALRAVRIAGRVRPGQHVLVLGASGGVGSYAVQLAKASGARVTGVCSTAKADLVRSLGADDVIDYTTTDFADSGQRYDLIVDIGGRSRFARLRRALTPRGTLVVVGGEGGGQVLGMGRTLHALALSPFVRQRLTAIVAVPGRADLETLRGLIVSGELAPAVGATYPLDRAPEAVRVLEAGQARGKIAIAIGARIPNGR, from the coding sequence ATGCGGGCGGTTGTGCAGAACGGCTACGGCTCGGCCGCCGTACTGCGGACGGCCGAGGTCGGCAGGCCCGCCGTCGCGGACGGCGAGGTGCTGGTGGAGGTCGCGGCCGCCGGTCTCGACCGGGGCGTCTGGCATCTGATGACGGGAAAGCCGTATGCGGCGCGGCTGGCCCTCGGCAGACCGCGCAACCGGGTCGCCGGGATGGATGTCGCGGGCACGGTCGCCGCCGTCGGCGCGAAGGTGACCAGGTTCGCCGTCGGCGACGAGGTGTTCGGCGTCGGCCGTGGCTCGTTCGCGGAGTACGCGGTCGCCGGCGAGGACAAACTCGTGCACAAACCGGCCGGGCTGGGCTTCGCGCAGGCCGCCGTCGTCGCGGTCTCCGGGGTCACGGCCCTGCGCGCCGTGCGCATCGCCGGCCGGGTGCGACCCGGTCAGCACGTCCTGGTGCTCGGCGCGTCCGGCGGCGTGGGTTCGTATGCGGTGCAACTGGCCAAGGCGTCCGGCGCCCGGGTCACCGGTGTATGCAGTACGGCCAAGGCGGATCTGGTCCGGTCGCTCGGCGCCGACGACGTGATCGACTACACCACCACCGATTTCGCCGACTCCGGGCAGCGCTACGACCTGATCGTGGACATCGGCGGCCGCAGCCGCTTCGCCCGGCTGCGGCGGGCGCTCACCCCGCGCGGCACGCTCGTCGTCGTCGGTGGCGAGGGTGGCGGCCAGGTGCTCGGCATGGGCCGCACGCTGCACGCGCTGGCGCTGTCACCGTTCGTGCGGCAGCGGCTGACCGCGATCGTCGCCGTGCCCGGCCGCGCCGACCTGGAAACCCTTCGCGGACTGATCGTTTCCGGCGAACTCGCCCCGGCCGTCGGCGCCACCTACCCGCTGGACCGAGCGCCGGAGGCCGTGCGTGTGCTCGAGGCCGGACAGGCCCGCGGCAAGATCGCCATCGCGATCGGCGCCCGTATTCCTAACGGACGATGA
- a CDS encoding TetR/AcrR family transcriptional regulator → MERIPLSRERVLGEAIAIADESGIEGLTMRSLATRLGAKPMSLYHHVANKEAIIDGIIDVVFAEIELPPEDTDWRTALRQRAHSARAVLRRHPWATPFMESRSHPGPATLRHHDAVLKTLRRNGFPLALAGHAYSLLDCYIYGFALEEAALPFTPRTLDDAMTGFMDQFRPDEYPYLVEFAMQHVMRPGYDYADEFDFGLELILDGLARAAQRAE, encoded by the coding sequence GTGGAACGGATACCGCTGTCCCGGGAACGGGTGCTCGGCGAGGCGATCGCGATCGCGGACGAATCCGGCATCGAGGGGCTGACCATGCGCTCCCTCGCCACGAGGCTCGGCGCCAAACCGATGTCGCTGTATCACCATGTCGCGAACAAGGAAGCCATCATCGACGGCATCATCGACGTCGTCTTCGCCGAGATCGAACTGCCGCCGGAGGACACCGACTGGCGCACCGCGCTACGGCAACGCGCGCACTCGGCACGCGCGGTCCTGCGCCGGCACCCGTGGGCCACCCCGTTCATGGAGTCGCGGTCCCATCCCGGCCCCGCGACCCTGCGCCATCACGACGCGGTGTTGAAGACCTTGCGCCGCAACGGTTTCCCGCTCGCACTGGCCGGGCACGCCTACTCCCTGCTGGACTGCTATATCTACGGATTCGCCCTGGAGGAGGCCGCGCTGCCGTTCACCCCCCGCACCCTGGACGACGCCATGACCGGTTTCATGGACCAGTTCCGGCCCGACGAGTACCCGTATCTGGTCGAATTCGCGATGCAGCACGTGATGCGACCGGGATACGACTACGCCGACGAATTCGACTTCGGGCTGGAACTGATCCTCGACGGCCTGGCGCGCGCGGCCCAGCGCGCGGAATGA